A section of the Citrus sinensis cultivar Valencia sweet orange chromosome 8, DVS_A1.0, whole genome shotgun sequence genome encodes:
- the LOC107177495 gene encoding receptor-like protein EIX1 isoform X1 has protein sequence MKSTIMSVSVAILFLELFVVAAMINISFCNGNSYVGCIDSEREALLKLKQDLIDPSNRLASWNTGDGDCCKWAGVFCSNITGHVLQLSLQNPFSYLGGDLREVKAGSNYERSKLGGKVNPSLVDLKHLIHLDLSGNDFEGIQIPKYLGSLENLRYLNLSGAKFAGMIPLQLGNLSNLQYLDLSGTFLSNYDLHVDSLSWLSGLYMLEHLDLSQMNLSKASDWLLVTNSLPSLKVLKLTKCQLCHFPPLLSANFSSLKALHLAINNFDNSLFQYGSWVFGLRNLVFIDLSSNQFQGQIPIGLRNLTSLRHLDLRFNYFNSTTPGWLSKFNDLEFLSVAWNSLQGTISSVGLENLTSIETLDLSGNSKLGGKIPTSFARLCKLTSVDLSLIDLSQDFSQVLDTFSSCGAYALESLDLSICQISGHLTNQLLQFKSLHTLELGHNSLFGPLPPALGELSSLKKLDLSNNMLNGFIPLSLGKLSHLEYLDLSNNKLNASLSEIHFVNLTKLTWFSASGNSLILKFNPNWVPPFQLETLQLRSCHLGPHFPSWLHSQKYLSFLDISNTRITDTIPRWFWNSSHYQELNLSNNQIYGVIPYFDHRPLPYQPFEFGLLDLSNNALSGSIIHLICNGDNKSVIISLKLSKNYFSGDIPDCWMNWPHLQVLNLDDNYFTGNLPISIGTLSSLRSLHLRNNRLAGIFPVSLKNCSSLISLDIGENDFFGSIPTWVGERFPRLLTLNLRSNNFHGSLPVQLCHLTFLQILDVAHNNLSGTIPRCINNFTAMATINSSNQKNAIYYFVTRGNIVFEDASVVTKGLLVEYNSILNLVRSIDISKNNFSGEIPMQLTNLEGLQTLNLSHNFFVGKIPENIGNMRSIESLDFSTNRLFGRIPQSMSSLSFLNHLNLSENDLSGQIPSSTQLQSFGASCFSGNDLCGAPLPDCTEKNTFAPEVPNGNGNEDEDADEVDWLLYASMALGFVVGFWCFIGPLLVNRRWRYKYGHFLDGFVDRFCYFIRNEVLYNRGEGFYIGGL, from the exons ATGAAATCAACTATCATGAGTGTTTCGGTTGCCATTCTTTTCCTTGAGTTATTTGTTGTAGCTGCCATGATCAACATCAGCTTCTGCAACGGCAACTCTTACGTGGGTTGCATAGACAGTGAGAGAGAAGCGCTTCTAAAGTTGAAACAAGATCTCATAGATCCTTCCAACCGTCTTGCCTCTTGGAATACTGGTGATGGAGATTGCTGTAAATGGGCTGGTGTTTTTTGTAGCAACATCACCGGTCATGTCCTTCAGCTCAGCCTCCAAAATCCTTTTAGTTATCTTGGAGGTGACTTACGAGAGGTCAAAGCTGGATCTAATTACGAGAGGTCAAAGCTGGGTGGTAAGGTAAATCCATCTCTGGTTGATTTAAAGCATTTGATTCACTTGGACTTGAGCGGTAATGATTTTGAAGGGATCCAAATTCCCAAATATCTTGGTTCTCTTGAGAACCTAAGATACCTCAATCTCTCTGGAGCCAAATTTGCCGGAATGATTCCTCTCCAACTTGGAAATCTCTCTAATCTGCAATATCTTGATCTCAGTGGGACATTTTTGagtaattatgatttacacgTTGACAGTCTTTCATGGCTATCTGGTCTTTATATGCTAGAGCATCTCGATCTGAGTCAAATGAACCTTAGTAAAGCCTCTGATTGGTTACTTGTCACAAATTCACTCCCTTCTTTAAAAGTATTAAAGCTGACCAAATGCCAACTCTGTCACTTTCCTCCGCTGTTATCCGCAAATTTTTCCTCCCTTAAAGCCCTTCATCTTGCAATCAACaattttgataattctttGTTTCAATATGGCAGCTGGGTTTTCGGTCTCCGTAATTTAGTCTTTATTGATCTGAGCTCTAATCAGTTTCAAGGTCAAATCCCCATCGGACTAAGAAACTTGACATCTCTTCGACATCTTGATTTACGTTTCAACTATTTCAATTCTACAACACCAGGCTGGTTGTCTAAGTTCAATGATCTCGAGTTCCTCTCTGTTGCATGGAATTCCTTGCAAGGTACGATTTCATCAGTTGGTCTAGAAAACTTGACTTCTATCGAAACACTCGACCTTTCTGGAAACTCTAAACTTGGAGGGAAGATTCCAACCTCATTTGCAAGACTTTGTAAGTTGACATCAGTCGACCTCTCGTTAATCGATTTGAGTCAAGACTTCTCACAAGTCTTAGATACTTTCTCTTCCTGCGGTGCATATGCACTAGAGTCACTGGATTTGAGCATTTGTCAAATTTCTGGTCACTTGACAAATCAACTCCTGCAATTTAAAAGTCTGCACACTCTTGAATTGGGACACAACTCTCTTTTCGGTCCACTTCCACCTGCTCTAGGAGAGCTTTCCTCTTTGAAAAAACTAGATCTTTCTAATAACATGTTGAACGGTTTTATTCCATTGTCTTTGGGAAAACTTTCACACTTAGAATATCTAGACTTGTCTAACAACAAGTTGAATGCGAGTCTTTCTGAAATTCACTTTGTCAATCTAACAAAATTGACTTGGTTTTCTGCATCTGGAAACtctctaattttgaaattcaatccaaattgGGTTCCTCCTTTTCAACTCGAAACATTGCAATTGAGGTCATGTCATTTAGGGCCTCATTTTCCATCGTGGCTTCATTCACAAAAGTATTTGTCTTTCTTAGACATATCCAACACAAGAATTACAGATACTATTCCTCGTTGGTTTTGGAATTCTTCCCATTATCAGGAGCTGAATCTCTCAAACAATCAAATCTACGGTGTTATTCCATATTTTGATCACCGTCCATTGCCTTATCAACCTTTCGAGTTTGGTTTACTTGATCTTTCTAATAATGCTTTATCGGGGtctattattcatttaatatgtAATGGGGATAATAAGTCGGTGATCATTTCTCTCAAACTCtcaaaaaattacttttctgGAGACATACCAGATTGTTGGATGAATTGGCCTCATTTGCAGGTGCTGAATTTAGATGACAATTACTTTACTGGTAACCTTCCAATCTCAATTGGAACTTTAAGTTCTCTTAGGTCACTGCACCTTCGCAATAATCGATTGGCTGGAATATTTCCCGTGTCACTTAAGAATTGTTCGAGTTTGATATCTCTTGACATTGGAGAAAATGACTTTTTCGGCAGCATTCCGACATGGGTGGGAGAAAGATTTCCAAGATTGTTGACTCTCAATCTTCGATCAAACAACTTTCATGGATCTTTGCCAGTTCAACTTTGTCATCTAACTTTTCTACAGATTTTAGATGTTGCACATAACAATCTCTCAGGGACCATACCGAGATGTATCAACAACTTCACCGCTATGGCGACAATAAACTCATCTAATCAGAAAAACGCTATATATTACTTTGTTACGAGAGGCAATATTGTCTTTGAGGACGCATCCGTTGTGACAAAAGGGCTTTTGGTTGAATACAACTCCATTCTTAATTTGGTAAGAAGCATTGATATTTCCAAGAATAATTTCTCAGGAGAAATACCTATGCAATTGACAAATCTTGAAGGATTGCAAACCTTGAATTTATCACACAACTTTTTCGTAGGAAAAATTCCAGAGAATATTGGAAATATGAGATCAATTGAATCCCTTGATTTCTCAACAAATCGACTTTTTGGTAGGATTCCTCAAAGTATGTCAAGTTTATCATTTCTTAATCACTTGAACCTGTCAGAAAATGACTTGTCTGGGCAAATTCCTTCAAGCACTCAGTTGCAAAGCTTTGGTGCATCTTGTTTTTCCGGTAATGATCTCTGTGGAGCGCCACTTCCTGATTGTACAGAGAAGAATACTTTTGCACCTGAAGTTCCGAATGGAAATGGAAACGAAGATGAAGATGCAGATGAAGTGGATTGGTTGTTGTACGCAAGCATGGCacttggatttgtggtgggtTTTTGGTGTTTCATTGGCCCTCTACTTGTCAACAGGAGATGGAGATACAAGTACGGTCATTTCTTGGATGGCTTTGTGGATAGATTTTGCTACTTT ATAAGAAATGAAGTGTTATACAATAGAGGGGAAGGATTTTACATTGGCGGCctctaa
- the LOC107177495 gene encoding receptor-like protein EIX1 isoform X2 produces the protein MKSTIMSVSVAILFLELFVVAAMINISFCNGNSYVGCIDSEREALLKLKQDLIDPSNRLASWNTGDGDCCKWAGVFCSNITGHVLQLSLQNPFSYLGGDLREVKAGSNYERSKLGGKVNPSLVDLKHLIHLDLSGNDFEGIQIPKYLGSLENLRYLNLSGAKFAGMIPLQLGNLSNLQYLDLSGTFLSNYDLHVDSLSWLSGLYMLEHLDLSQMNLSKASDWLLVTNSLPSLKVLKLTKCQLCHFPPLLSANFSSLKALHLAINNFDNSLFQYGSWVFGLRNLVFIDLSSNQFQGQIPIGLRNLTSLRHLDLRFNYFNSTTPGWLSKFNDLEFLSVAWNSLQGTISSVGLENLTSIETLDLSGNSKLGGKIPTSFARLCKLTSVDLSLIDLSQDFSQVLDTFSSCGAYALESLDLSICQISGHLTNQLLQFKSLHTLELGHNSLFGPLPPALGELSSLKKLDLSNNMLNGFIPLSLGKLSHLEYLDLSNNKLNASLSEIHFVNLTKLTWFSASGNSLILKFNPNWVPPFQLETLQLRSCHLGPHFPSWLHSQKYLSFLDISNTRITDTIPRWFWNSSHYQELNLSNNQIYGVIPYFDHRPLPYQPFEFGLLDLSNNALSGSIIHLICNGDNKSVIISLKLSKNYFSGDIPDCWMNWPHLQVLNLDDNYFTGNLPISIGTLSSLRSLHLRNNRLAGIFPVSLKNCSSLISLDIGENDFFGSIPTWVGERFPRLLTLNLRSNNFHGSLPVQLCHLTFLQILDVAHNNLSGTIPRCINNFTAMATINSSNQKNAIYYFVTRGNIVFEDASVVTKGLLVEYNSILNLEKFQRILEI, from the exons ATGAAATCAACTATCATGAGTGTTTCGGTTGCCATTCTTTTCCTTGAGTTATTTGTTGTAGCTGCCATGATCAACATCAGCTTCTGCAACGGCAACTCTTACGTGGGTTGCATAGACAGTGAGAGAGAAGCGCTTCTAAAGTTGAAACAAGATCTCATAGATCCTTCCAACCGTCTTGCCTCTTGGAATACTGGTGATGGAGATTGCTGTAAATGGGCTGGTGTTTTTTGTAGCAACATCACCGGTCATGTCCTTCAGCTCAGCCTCCAAAATCCTTTTAGTTATCTTGGAGGTGACTTACGAGAGGTCAAAGCTGGATCTAATTACGAGAGGTCAAAGCTGGGTGGTAAGGTAAATCCATCTCTGGTTGATTTAAAGCATTTGATTCACTTGGACTTGAGCGGTAATGATTTTGAAGGGATCCAAATTCCCAAATATCTTGGTTCTCTTGAGAACCTAAGATACCTCAATCTCTCTGGAGCCAAATTTGCCGGAATGATTCCTCTCCAACTTGGAAATCTCTCTAATCTGCAATATCTTGATCTCAGTGGGACATTTTTGagtaattatgatttacacgTTGACAGTCTTTCATGGCTATCTGGTCTTTATATGCTAGAGCATCTCGATCTGAGTCAAATGAACCTTAGTAAAGCCTCTGATTGGTTACTTGTCACAAATTCACTCCCTTCTTTAAAAGTATTAAAGCTGACCAAATGCCAACTCTGTCACTTTCCTCCGCTGTTATCCGCAAATTTTTCCTCCCTTAAAGCCCTTCATCTTGCAATCAACaattttgataattctttGTTTCAATATGGCAGCTGGGTTTTCGGTCTCCGTAATTTAGTCTTTATTGATCTGAGCTCTAATCAGTTTCAAGGTCAAATCCCCATCGGACTAAGAAACTTGACATCTCTTCGACATCTTGATTTACGTTTCAACTATTTCAATTCTACAACACCAGGCTGGTTGTCTAAGTTCAATGATCTCGAGTTCCTCTCTGTTGCATGGAATTCCTTGCAAGGTACGATTTCATCAGTTGGTCTAGAAAACTTGACTTCTATCGAAACACTCGACCTTTCTGGAAACTCTAAACTTGGAGGGAAGATTCCAACCTCATTTGCAAGACTTTGTAAGTTGACATCAGTCGACCTCTCGTTAATCGATTTGAGTCAAGACTTCTCACAAGTCTTAGATACTTTCTCTTCCTGCGGTGCATATGCACTAGAGTCACTGGATTTGAGCATTTGTCAAATTTCTGGTCACTTGACAAATCAACTCCTGCAATTTAAAAGTCTGCACACTCTTGAATTGGGACACAACTCTCTTTTCGGTCCACTTCCACCTGCTCTAGGAGAGCTTTCCTCTTTGAAAAAACTAGATCTTTCTAATAACATGTTGAACGGTTTTATTCCATTGTCTTTGGGAAAACTTTCACACTTAGAATATCTAGACTTGTCTAACAACAAGTTGAATGCGAGTCTTTCTGAAATTCACTTTGTCAATCTAACAAAATTGACTTGGTTTTCTGCATCTGGAAACtctctaattttgaaattcaatccaaattgGGTTCCTCCTTTTCAACTCGAAACATTGCAATTGAGGTCATGTCATTTAGGGCCTCATTTTCCATCGTGGCTTCATTCACAAAAGTATTTGTCTTTCTTAGACATATCCAACACAAGAATTACAGATACTATTCCTCGTTGGTTTTGGAATTCTTCCCATTATCAGGAGCTGAATCTCTCAAACAATCAAATCTACGGTGTTATTCCATATTTTGATCACCGTCCATTGCCTTATCAACCTTTCGAGTTTGGTTTACTTGATCTTTCTAATAATGCTTTATCGGGGtctattattcatttaatatgtAATGGGGATAATAAGTCGGTGATCATTTCTCTCAAACTCtcaaaaaattacttttctgGAGACATACCAGATTGTTGGATGAATTGGCCTCATTTGCAGGTGCTGAATTTAGATGACAATTACTTTACTGGTAACCTTCCAATCTCAATTGGAACTTTAAGTTCTCTTAGGTCACTGCACCTTCGCAATAATCGATTGGCTGGAATATTTCCCGTGTCACTTAAGAATTGTTCGAGTTTGATATCTCTTGACATTGGAGAAAATGACTTTTTCGGCAGCATTCCGACATGGGTGGGAGAAAGATTTCCAAGATTGTTGACTCTCAATCTTCGATCAAACAACTTTCATGGATCTTTGCCAGTTCAACTTTGTCATCTAACTTTTCTACAGATTTTAGATGTTGCACATAACAATCTCTCAGGGACCATACCGAGATGTATCAACAACTTCACCGCTATGGCGACAATAAACTCATCTAATCAGAAAAACGCTATATATTACTTTGTTACGAGAGGCAATATTGTCTTTGAGGACGCATCCGTTGTGACAAAAGGGCTTTTGGTTGAATACAACTCCATTCTTAATTTG GAAAAATTCCAGAGAATATTGGAAATATGA